One Leptolyngbya sp. 'hensonii' DNA segment encodes these proteins:
- a CDS encoding glucose-1-phosphate adenylyltransferase, whose amino-acid sequence MAVKRFFVKRVLAVILGGGAGTRLYPLTKLRAKPAVPLAGKYRLIDIPVSNCVNSEILKIYVLTQFNSASLNRHIARAYTFAGFTDGFVEVLAAQQTPENPNWFQGTADAVRQYLWLLEEWDVDEYLILSGDHLYRMDYADFVQRHRETNADITLSVVPMDERRASDFGLMKIDDSGRVIDFSEKPKGEALAKMQVDTTILGLPSAEAKRYPYIASMGIYVFKKEVLTRLLKEAPDRTDFGKEIIPESSKDYNVQAYLFNGYWEDIGTIESFFEANLALTHQPQPPFSFYDEKAPIYTRSRYLPPSKFLDCSIRESMIGEGCILKSCTINHSVLGVRTRVEAGCLIEDVLIMGADYYQPFAERKSNDENSAIPVGIGANTTVRRAIIDKNARIGCDVQIINKDRVEEADRESLGFYIRSGIVVVLKNAVIPDKTII is encoded by the coding sequence GTGGCAGTTAAGAGGTTTTTTGTGAAAAGAGTACTTGCAGTTATCCTTGGAGGCGGAGCAGGAACACGCCTTTACCCACTGACTAAGTTGCGCGCTAAGCCCGCTGTTCCCCTGGCTGGGAAATATCGCCTGATCGATATTCCAGTGAGTAACTGCGTCAATTCTGAAATTCTCAAGATTTACGTCCTGACCCAGTTTAATTCAGCTTCGCTGAACCGTCATATTGCTCGGGCATATACCTTTGCCGGGTTCACGGATGGTTTTGTCGAAGTACTGGCGGCTCAGCAAACACCGGAAAATCCAAACTGGTTCCAGGGGACGGCAGATGCAGTGCGGCAGTACCTGTGGCTATTGGAAGAGTGGGATGTGGATGAGTACCTGATCCTGTCTGGGGACCATCTCTATCGGATGGATTATGCGGATTTTGTCCAGCGTCATCGGGAAACCAATGCGGACATCACCCTCTCAGTGGTGCCGATGGATGAACGACGGGCGTCCGATTTTGGTCTGATGAAGATCGATGATTCTGGTCGAGTCATTGACTTCAGTGAAAAACCCAAAGGGGAGGCACTGGCCAAGATGCAGGTTGATACCACCATTTTGGGTCTGCCATCGGCAGAGGCTAAACGGTATCCCTACATTGCCTCTATGGGCATTTATGTCTTTAAGAAAGAAGTTCTCACCAGACTCTTGAAGGAAGCTCCCGATCGGACTGATTTCGGCAAGGAAATTATTCCTGAATCCTCGAAAGACTACAATGTTCAAGCTTATCTGTTTAACGGATATTGGGAAGATATCGGGACGATCGAGTCTTTCTTTGAAGCTAACCTGGCTCTGACCCACCAGCCGCAGCCGCCGTTCAGCTTCTATGATGAAAAAGCCCCCATTTATACCCGGTCCCGTTATTTGCCCCCGAGCAAGTTCCTCGACTGCTCCATACGAGAGTCGATGATTGGTGAGGGTTGTATTCTAAAAAGCTGCACGATCAACCATTCTGTTTTGGGTGTTCGGACGCGAGTGGAAGCGGGTTGCCTGATTGAAGATGTTCTGATCATGGGGGCGGATTATTACCAGCCCTTTGCAGAACGGAAGTCCAACGATGAAAACAGTGCGATTCCTGTAGGAATTGGTGCCAACACCACCGTGCGGCGGGCCATCATTGATAAGAATGCGCGCATTGGTTGTGATGTGCAGATTATCAACAAGGATCGGGTGGAGGAAGCCGATCGGGAAAGCCTGGGCTTTTACATCCGCAGCGGCATTGTCGTGGTGTTGAAAAATGCCGTCATCCCCGATAAAACCATCATTTAG
- a CDS encoding Hsp20/alpha crystallin family protein, whose product MTLIRWEPFREIDTLQREMNRLFETLTPTTPNGTAFVPAAEMRETPEAVLLKVELPGMEPKDLEVQVMAEAVSISGERKTETKTEEKGVMRSEFRYGRFQRVIPLPVRVQNTSVQAEYKDGILNLTLPKAEEEKNRIVKVSLN is encoded by the coding sequence ATGACTCTGATTCGCTGGGAACCGTTTCGGGAAATTGATACCCTTCAACGAGAAATGAACCGTCTCTTTGAGACACTCACTCCGACAACACCCAACGGTACAGCCTTTGTGCCCGCAGCAGAGATGCGTGAAACGCCAGAAGCCGTGCTTCTGAAAGTTGAATTACCTGGCATGGAGCCCAAAGATCTGGAGGTGCAGGTGATGGCAGAGGCTGTCTCGATCAGCGGTGAACGCAAGACCGAAACCAAGACGGAAGAAAAGGGCGTGATGCGCTCCGAGTTCCGCTACGGCAGATTCCAGAGAGTGATTCCTTTGCCGGTTCGAGTTCAGAACACCTCTGTTCAAGCCGAGTATAAGGATGGCATCTTAAACCTGACTCTGCCCAAAGCGGAAGAAGAAAAGAACCGAATTGTCAAGGTCAGCTTGAACTAG
- a CDS encoding redoxin domain-containing protein codes for MLTSNDFSGLFNQRFFNHLFPIPATNQLQLGEPTPDFTLTDVTQGGLVQLSQYRGNRPVLLAFTRIFTEKQYCPFCYPHIKALNENYDRILDLGAELLMITSTDERQSRIVARDLGLQMPLLTDSSCAVFQVYQTGQALGAPLPAQFVLDPQGRLRYRHLFSFLSYNAGIEELLQAIAAL; via the coding sequence ATGCTGACTTCCAATGATTTCAGTGGTTTGTTTAATCAGCGCTTTTTCAATCATTTATTTCCTATTCCGGCGACCAATCAACTGCAATTGGGAGAACCAACCCCTGACTTTACCCTGACTGATGTGACCCAGGGAGGGCTGGTTCAATTGTCCCAATATCGGGGGAATAGGCCAGTTCTACTCGCCTTCACGCGCATTTTTACGGAGAAGCAATACTGTCCCTTTTGCTATCCCCACATTAAGGCGTTGAATGAAAACTACGATCGCATTCTGGATCTGGGTGCAGAACTACTCATGATCACCAGCACGGATGAGCGCCAGAGTCGGATTGTGGCCAGGGATCTGGGGTTACAGATGCCATTGCTGACCGATTCCAGTTGTGCAGTTTTCCAGGTTTACCAGACAGGACAGGCTCTGGGGGCTCCCCTACCGGCTCAGTTTGTGCTGGATCCCCAGGGCAGGCTGCGTTATCGACACCTGTTTTCCTTCCTGTCCTATAACGCTGGTATTGAGGAACTGTTGCAGGCGATCGCAGCCCTGTAA
- a CDS encoding cytochrome c produces MDNQLVKPEILMQQVGLIVLAIILVIFLAILGIHQWQVSDPYIRAVLTLSGDPIQGHAIFQMNCSGCHGLMADGRVGPSLKNISDRKSDIGLIQQVISGKTPPMPQFQPSHQEMADLLSYLKSL; encoded by the coding sequence TTGGATAACCAGCTTGTCAAACCAGAAATTCTTATGCAGCAGGTCGGCTTGATCGTCCTGGCGATTATCCTTGTGATTTTCTTGGCAATCTTAGGTATTCACCAATGGCAAGTCTCTGATCCGTATATTCGTGCTGTTTTGACCCTTTCTGGTGACCCGATTCAAGGGCATGCGATTTTCCAGATGAATTGTTCAGGTTGCCATGGATTGATGGCGGATGGGCGAGTTGGGCCTAGCCTGAAAAACATATCAGATCGGAAGTCTGATATTGGCCTGATCCAACAGGTGATCAGTGGCAAAACGCCTCCTATGCCGCAGTTTCAACCCAGTCATCAGGAAATGGCAGATCTTTTAAGCTATCTCAAGAGTTTGTAA
- a CDS encoding Uma2 family endonuclease, whose protein sequence is MTLSTEKKVWTDEKFMALPKDGHRYELVDGEVLDIGNSGMEHGGIGSLLGGLLAIYVRQHKLGTVCDSSTAFTLKNGNKRSPDVSFVSKDQLKGLKRPPRGFFQGSPDLAVEILSPSNTIEEIHDKIVEYFENDSRLVWVIHPDEKYVLVYHSPEPDRFLRSPDCLDGEGVVPGFSMAVSELFEEWDF, encoded by the coding sequence ATGACCCTCTCTACTGAAAAGAAGGTTTGGACCGATGAGAAATTTATGGCCCTGCCTAAGGACGGGCATCGCTATGAGTTGGTCGATGGTGAGGTTCTGGATATAGGCAATTCAGGCATGGAGCATGGTGGCATCGGCTCACTGCTGGGTGGTCTTTTAGCAATTTATGTTAGGCAGCACAAGCTGGGCACTGTCTGTGATTCCAGTACGGCGTTTACGTTGAAAAATGGCAATAAGCGATCGCCCGATGTGTCCTTTGTCTCTAAAGACCAACTCAAAGGGCTGAAACGTCCTCCTCGTGGTTTTTTTCAAGGTTCCCCGGATCTGGCCGTTGAAATCCTTTCCCCCAGCAACACGATCGAAGAAATCCACGACAAGATTGTGGAATATTTCGAGAATGACTCTCGTTTAGTTTGGGTTATCCATCCCGACGAGAAGTATGTGTTGGTGTACCACTCTCCCGAACCCGATCGGTTTTTGCGCTCTCCAGATTGCCTCGATGGAGAAGGGGTAGTGCCGGGGTTTTCGATGGCGGTATCCGAACTGTTTGAAGAATGGGATTTTTAG
- a CDS encoding M48 family metallopeptidase — MSTLKTPLIGLRADHFRHPLDLEATRALKQIPGLDLLVRNLLGSLAEQVFYLENIASSILVSDRQMPQLHTLLQEACQILDLEPPELYVRQNPVPNAYTFAIRGKQPFIVIHTSLLELLTPEETQAVIAHELGHLKCEHSVYLTLANLIILAAGQLPNLGGLLAQALQTQILEWVRCAEFTCDRAALLATQDPRVMMSTLMKLTGGSPSLVSQLNLEAFIDQARAYDQISLTEMGEMLKQAQTAARTHPVPVLRAREIDRWAGSQAYQTLLHHRSIQYNNEAKPVGGWRNW; from the coding sequence ATGTCTACCCTGAAAACTCCCCTGATCGGCCTCCGGGCCGATCACTTTCGCCATCCCCTGGATCTGGAAGCGACCAGAGCCCTAAAGCAAATTCCCGGCCTGGATCTGCTGGTACGGAATCTGCTCGGATCCCTGGCTGAACAGGTCTTTTATCTGGAGAACATCGCCTCCAGTATTCTGGTCAGCGATCGACAGATGCCCCAACTGCACACCCTTTTACAGGAGGCCTGCCAAATTCTTGATTTGGAGCCTCCTGAGCTCTATGTCCGGCAAAATCCAGTCCCGAATGCCTACACCTTCGCTATTCGCGGAAAGCAGCCCTTCATCGTGATTCATACCTCCCTGTTGGAACTTCTGACCCCAGAGGAAACCCAGGCCGTGATTGCCCATGAACTGGGCCATCTGAAATGTGAGCATAGTGTGTATCTGACCCTGGCCAATCTCATCATTCTGGCAGCCGGACAATTGCCCAATTTGGGCGGTCTGCTAGCCCAGGCCCTGCAAACCCAGATTCTCGAATGGGTCCGGTGCGCAGAGTTCACCTGTGATCGGGCCGCCCTACTGGCGACTCAGGACCCTCGGGTGATGATGTCTACTCTGATGAAATTAACGGGTGGCTCCCCATCTCTGGTCTCCCAGCTCAACCTGGAGGCCTTCATCGACCAGGCCCGCGCCTATGATCAGATCAGCCTGACCGAAATGGGAGAGATGTTGAAACAGGCTCAGACTGCAGCTCGGACCCATCCCGTGCCAGTTTTGCGCGCCCGGGAAATCGATCGTTGGGCTGGGAGTCAGGCTTATCAAACATTGCTCCATCACCGTTCGATTCAGTATAATAATGAAGCTAAACCTGTGGGCGGGTGGCGAAACTGGTAG
- a CDS encoding DUF2993 domain-containing protein — protein MEILTILLSGLVGLLSPLGLLVEGVAEGAIRSQFQSVEQVGIRVDNAPSYQIVQGKADRVFLALRGAFPLQDLRIAVLDVETDPVDLALGQGKPKLNRPFQAGIRLVLAQADLNRALQSSEIASQFRNIVINLPNVPQAQQIQRYDLLNPRLTVLENNRLRLQVDLQEQKRPDRLPLMVEFGLQALTARRLKLVEPVILIGGEPAPPDLLANFTKGINDQLDLQNLEKLGITIRVLKLAMTPEQQVEIAIFMRIETSSPLLTAGFQPQLPSPLAYPTLSQGEF, from the coding sequence ATGGAAATTCTGACAATCCTTCTATCCGGGCTGGTTGGTCTGCTTTCTCCCCTGGGGTTGCTGGTCGAGGGTGTCGCAGAAGGTGCCATTCGTTCCCAATTCCAATCTGTGGAGCAAGTAGGGATTAGGGTAGATAACGCTCCCAGCTATCAGATCGTGCAGGGGAAGGCCGATCGAGTTTTTCTGGCGCTGCGGGGTGCCTTTCCACTTCAAGATCTGCGGATTGCAGTTCTGGATGTCGAAACCGATCCAGTTGATCTTGCGTTGGGACAGGGTAAGCCCAAGTTAAATCGCCCGTTCCAGGCGGGTATACGGTTGGTCCTGGCCCAAGCAGACCTGAACCGGGCCTTGCAGAGTTCAGAAATTGCCAGTCAGTTCCGGAACATTGTGATCAATCTGCCCAATGTGCCCCAGGCCCAGCAGATTCAACGCTATGACCTGCTCAATCCCAGGCTGACTGTTCTGGAAAACAATCGTCTGCGGCTGCAGGTAGACTTGCAGGAGCAAAAACGTCCCGATCGCTTACCGTTAATGGTGGAATTTGGACTTCAGGCCCTGACAGCTCGTCGGTTAAAACTTGTGGAACCGGTCATCCTGATTGGAGGGGAGCCTGCCCCCCCAGATCTACTGGCCAACTTTACCAAAGGGATTAATGACCAGTTAGACTTGCAAAACCTGGAGAAGTTAGGGATCACCATTAGGGTTCTGAAATTAGCCATGACGCCGGAACAACAGGTGGAAATTGCTATCTTTATGCGTATAGAGACTAGTAGCCCCCTGTTGACAGCGGGTTTCCAGCCCCAACTGCCCTCTCCCCTGGCCTACCCTACCCTTTCTCAAGGAGAGTTTTAA
- a CDS encoding MarR family transcriptional regulator, which translates to MTAAKAEPKLERTNPSDQMAAARAAAKEPCLQVLWELARTYQAFITYDEENIRKLGLTLPQFDVIATLGNTPGMTMNVLAEKTLVTKGTLTGIVDRLEKKGLVRREVPPEDRRCFVIVLTPEGERVFEEVFPNHIAYLKQRFDRLQPQEAQEILASLQRLREIF; encoded by the coding sequence ATGACCGCAGCCAAAGCTGAACCAAAGCTAGAAAGGACAAATCCGTCAGACCAGATGGCAGCAGCCAGGGCAGCAGCGAAGGAGCCTTGCCTGCAAGTTCTGTGGGAGTTAGCGCGAACCTACCAGGCCTTCATTACCTACGATGAGGAAAATATTCGCAAACTGGGTCTAACCTTGCCCCAATTTGATGTCATTGCTACCCTGGGAAATACACCCGGCATGACCATGAATGTCCTAGCTGAAAAAACATTGGTCACGAAAGGAACCCTGACGGGCATTGTCGATCGCCTGGAAAAAAAGGGCCTGGTTCGCCGCGAAGTGCCCCCTGAGGACCGGCGCTGTTTTGTCATCGTCCTAACGCCAGAGGGAGAGCGGGTATTTGAAGAGGTCTTTCCCAATCACATTGCCTATTTGAAGCAGCGCTTCGATCGGCTACAACCCCAGGAAGCCCAGGAGATTCTGGCCTCATTACAGCGATTGCGGGAGATCTTCTGA
- a CDS encoding DUF4114 domain-containing protein, with protein MKTFFTHTLAIASLLSGTTLSVSPAQAASFSWGQWTSPSSLQVKSKTTDQTGFQALMPEFQKFVQLENQVLNNPETYAVDPTKLTLTVDSAVRVYFLNEGASYKNQLAYDGTTSSSYQAKLIFNNVSAYDSLKPNPEGPLTIGDYVDLGVMQGGTKLNFWIRTNGYNGGANVYGSSATLNPDQLEHMVSYVYKDYLILGFEDLYGPKGLFGGKNEGSDRDFNDVLFVVDIGKTNILNLTVLPQSALKQSVPEATLGSFGWGAIGLLLFKKQRKPVNKV; from the coding sequence ATGAAAACATTCTTCACCCATACCCTGGCGATCGCCTCCCTGCTTTCCGGTACTACCCTCTCGGTTTCCCCTGCTCAAGCAGCCAGCTTCTCCTGGGGACAATGGACCAGTCCCTCATCCCTGCAAGTAAAAAGCAAAACCACAGACCAAACTGGATTCCAGGCTCTCATGCCAGAATTTCAGAAATTTGTTCAACTGGAAAATCAGGTTCTCAATAATCCAGAAACCTATGCCGTAGACCCGACAAAGCTGACTCTGACAGTGGATAGTGCCGTTCGAGTCTACTTCCTGAACGAAGGTGCAAGCTACAAGAACCAGTTGGCCTACGATGGCACCACCTCATCCAGCTATCAAGCTAAACTGATCTTCAACAATGTGTCGGCTTACGATAGCCTTAAGCCCAACCCAGAGGGTCCTTTGACTATTGGGGATTACGTCGATCTGGGGGTCATGCAAGGCGGCACAAAACTGAACTTCTGGATCAGAACCAATGGCTACAACGGGGGTGCCAATGTTTACGGTAGCAGTGCAACCCTGAATCCAGATCAACTGGAGCACATGGTGAGCTACGTTTACAAGGACTATCTGATTCTGGGGTTTGAAGACCTCTATGGCCCCAAAGGGCTATTTGGTGGCAAAAACGAAGGCTCTGATCGGGATTTTAACGATGTCCTGTTTGTGGTGGATATCGGTAAAACCAATATTCTCAACCTGACAGTCCTGCCCCAATCCGCCCTGAAGCAATCGGTTCCCGAAGCCACTCTGGGCAGTTTCGGATGGGGCGCGATCGGGCTGCTCCTCTTTAAGAAACAACGCAAACCCGTAAACAAGGTATAA
- a CDS encoding J domain-containing protein gives MAATDFKDYYAVLQVNKTASTDDIKKAFRKLARQYHPDVNNNNREAEARFKEINEAYEVLSDPEKRQKYDQFGRYWKQADQAGAAGWGGAPSSGFDNFEFGQYGSFEEFIDALLGRFNTSTTASGSRASTGRSRTPGGYGDFGFDERATTSASYDREATLALTLGEALHGTSKRLSLGTEVVEVRIPAGTGAGKRIRLRGKGQPNPFNQQRGDLYLIVDLQPHAFFQLEGENLTCEVAIAPDEAVLGAQIEVPTPDGNVKLNVPAGIRSGQSLRLRGKGWFKGDGTRGDQLIKIVIVPPKDLSPIEKECYEKIRANRSFNPRSHLQSVKL, from the coding sequence ATGGCTGCGACCGACTTCAAAGACTACTATGCCGTTCTGCAGGTGAATAAAACTGCCAGCACGGACGATATTAAGAAGGCGTTCCGCAAATTAGCCAGGCAGTATCACCCTGATGTGAATAATAACAACCGGGAAGCAGAAGCACGATTCAAGGAAATCAACGAAGCCTATGAAGTGCTGTCTGACCCGGAAAAGCGCCAGAAATATGACCAGTTTGGTCGCTATTGGAAACAAGCGGACCAGGCTGGAGCCGCAGGCTGGGGAGGTGCCCCCAGTAGTGGGTTCGACAATTTCGAATTTGGCCAGTATGGGAGCTTTGAAGAATTTATCGATGCCCTGTTAGGGCGTTTCAATACCAGTACCACTGCCAGTGGGTCACGGGCCAGTACAGGCCGATCGCGCACGCCGGGAGGATACGGCGACTTTGGGTTTGACGAGCGGGCTACTACCAGTGCCAGTTACGATCGGGAAGCGACCCTAGCCCTGACCCTGGGGGAGGCTCTGCATGGTACCTCCAAGCGGTTGAGCCTGGGCACAGAGGTGGTGGAAGTCCGGATTCCAGCAGGCACAGGGGCCGGTAAACGCATCCGCCTCCGGGGTAAAGGTCAGCCCAATCCTTTTAATCAACAGCGGGGCGATCTGTATTTGATCGTAGACCTGCAACCCCACGCCTTTTTCCAACTGGAAGGCGAAAACCTGACCTGTGAAGTGGCGATCGCACCGGATGAAGCCGTTTTAGGTGCTCAGATTGAAGTCCCCACACCCGATGGGAACGTGAAATTAAATGTCCCGGCGGGAATTCGCTCCGGCCAGTCCCTGCGTCTGCGAGGGAAAGGCTGGTTCAAGGGAGATGGAACCCGGGGCGATCAACTGATCAAGATCGTGATCGTGCCCCCGAAGGACCTGAGTCCGATCGAGAAAGAGTGTTACGAAAAAATTCGAGCCAATCGGAGCTTCAATCCTCGCAGCCACCTCCAATCCGTCAAACTGTAG
- the petG gene encoding cytochrome b6-f complex subunit V, whose product MVEPLLSGIVLGLIPITLAGLFVAAYLQYKRGNQLGL is encoded by the coding sequence GTGGTTGAGCCTCTGCTTTCAGGAATCGTTCTGGGGTTGATTCCAATTACTCTGGCCGGTTTGTTTGTGGCTGCGTATCTTCAGTACAAGCGCGGCAACCAATTGGGTTTATGA
- a CDS encoding GerMN domain-containing protein: protein MNDRKFPRRPTALILGAGGIVLAAAGTFLAVYPWSNPNRVETPSVPTIAVSPSTQTAPSPQSTPEKPAQVYWLSIAGDVTKLVPTQVNLSASSKTTDDLKAAFDRLLAGPQNPDNVTSIPPGTTLRNLTMEGDNIRIDLSKEFTSGGGSASMKGRLAQVLYTATSIKPTAKVWISIEGKPLTTLGGEGLELEQPLTRQNFEENFPL, encoded by the coding sequence GTGAACGATCGTAAATTCCCTCGCCGCCCTACAGCCCTCATCCTGGGGGCAGGGGGCATTGTTTTGGCTGCTGCTGGTACTTTTCTGGCTGTTTATCCTTGGTCCAACCCTAATCGAGTCGAAACACCTTCAGTCCCCACAATAGCCGTCTCTCCCAGTACCCAAACCGCCCCATCCCCCCAAAGTACCCCTGAGAAACCGGCTCAGGTTTACTGGCTTAGCATCGCGGGGGATGTGACGAAACTGGTGCCCACTCAGGTTAACCTGTCAGCATCCAGCAAAACTACAGATGACCTGAAAGCAGCCTTCGATCGCCTGCTGGCCGGTCCACAAAATCCTGACAATGTTACCAGCATCCCTCCCGGAACCACCCTTCGCAATCTGACCATGGAAGGTGACAATATCCGGATTGATCTGTCCAAAGAATTTACCTCTGGCGGAGGCAGTGCCTCTATGAAGGGAAGGCTGGCTCAGGTGCTCTATACTGCCACCAGTATCAAACCAACCGCCAAAGTCTGGATTTCAATCGAGGGCAAACCCTTGACCACATTGGGGGGAGAGGGACTGGAATTAGAACAGCCCTTAACCCGTCAAAACTTTGAAGAGAATTTTCCCCTCTAG
- a CDS encoding ferredoxin-thioredoxin reductase variable chain, with translation MRKSEYITVCGTEDCCMVKVGDRVRVSKSVVIYHHPEHRNQAFDLQGQEGEVIDFANQWQDRPISANLPIVVKFTNKFKVHLQEAELEVLSET, from the coding sequence ATGAGAAAATCAGAATATATTACGGTTTGTGGAACGGAGGATTGCTGCATGGTCAAGGTTGGCGATCGGGTTAGAGTCAGTAAGTCAGTTGTGATCTATCATCACCCGGAGCATCGCAATCAAGCCTTCGATTTGCAGGGCCAGGAAGGTGAAGTGATTGATTTTGCAAATCAGTGGCAGGACCGTCCCATCAGTGCCAATCTGCCCATTGTGGTGAAATTTACGAACAAATTTAAAGTTCATCTGCAAGAGGCAGAGTTAGAAGTTTTAAGTGAAACCTGA
- the trxB gene encoding thioredoxin-disulfide reductase, which translates to MSSFLAMANPAIENLVIIGSGPAGYTAAIYAARANLKPFVFEGFQAGGLPGGQLMTTTEVENFPGFPQGIMGPELMDLMRAQAVRWGAELYTEDVTFVDFTQRPFIIRSEEREVRAHTVVIATGATARRLGLPGEGQYWSRGISACAICDGATSVFRNSELAVIGGGDSATEEAIYLTKYGSQVHLLVRSEKMRASKAMQDRVLRNPKITVHWNTQAIDVVGDDKWMTGLKVENRQTGEVQELPVKGLFYAIGHTPNTALFKGQLDLDEAGYIITQADSAATNIDGVFAAGDVQDHEYRQAITAAGSGCMAALLAERWLSAHELIQEFHQTEASENPVAEPAPKKTEAEQTAEFDAMATRHQGGYALRKLYHDSDRLIVVKYASPTCGPCHTLKPILSKVVDEFDGKIHFIEIDLEQDPEIAESAGVVGTPTVQFFKNKDLVGELKGVKQKSQYRQTIEQYL; encoded by the coding sequence ATGAGTTCATTTCTTGCCATGGCGAATCCGGCAATTGAAAACCTGGTAATTATTGGCTCCGGCCCTGCTGGATACACCGCTGCTATCTATGCTGCCCGCGCAAACCTGAAGCCTTTTGTCTTTGAAGGCTTCCAGGCAGGAGGTCTGCCTGGGGGACAATTGATGACCACTACGGAAGTCGAGAATTTTCCTGGCTTCCCCCAGGGCATCATGGGGCCAGAACTGATGGATCTGATGCGGGCTCAGGCAGTCCGTTGGGGAGCTGAACTGTATACCGAAGATGTCACCTTTGTAGATTTCACCCAACGCCCCTTCATCATTCGCTCTGAGGAACGGGAAGTTCGAGCCCATACTGTGGTGATTGCGACGGGGGCCACTGCCCGACGCTTGGGCTTACCCGGTGAAGGCCAGTACTGGAGCCGGGGCATTTCTGCCTGCGCCATCTGCGATGGTGCCACCTCCGTCTTCCGCAACAGTGAATTGGCCGTAATTGGCGGTGGCGACTCCGCCACCGAAGAGGCCATTTATCTGACCAAGTATGGATCCCAGGTGCATCTATTGGTTCGGAGTGAGAAAATGCGGGCCAGCAAAGCCATGCAGGATCGGGTCTTGCGAAATCCTAAAATCACTGTCCACTGGAATACCCAGGCTATTGATGTCGTGGGGGATGATAAATGGATGACGGGCCTGAAGGTCGAGAACAGGCAGACCGGCGAAGTTCAAGAATTGCCCGTCAAAGGTCTGTTCTATGCGATCGGGCATACCCCCAACACTGCCCTCTTTAAAGGTCAGTTAGACCTGGATGAAGCGGGCTATATTATCACCCAGGCAGATTCTGCTGCCACCAATATTGATGGCGTGTTCGCTGCTGGAGATGTCCAGGACCATGAGTATCGCCAAGCCATTACTGCTGCTGGATCCGGTTGTATGGCGGCTCTCCTGGCAGAACGCTGGCTCTCAGCCCATGAGTTGATTCAGGAGTTTCACCAGACGGAAGCTTCAGAAAATCCAGTAGCTGAACCGGCTCCGAAGAAAACCGAGGCTGAGCAGACGGCTGAATTTGATGCCATGGCTACCCGTCATCAGGGTGGGTACGCCCTACGGAAGCTCTATCATGACAGCGATCGCCTGATTGTCGTGAAGTACGCCTCTCCTACCTGCGGTCCTTGCCATACCCTGAAGCCTATCCTGAGTAAGGTGGTTGATGAATTTGACGGCAAGATCCACTTCATTGAGATTGACCTCGAACAGGACCCAGAAATTGCTGAATCTGCTGGTGTGGTTGGGACTCCGACAGTCCAGTTCTTCAAGAACAAGGACCTGGTTGGTGAACTAAAAGGGGTGAAGCAAAAGAGCCAGTATCGCCAGACGATCGAGCAGTATCTCTGA